One region of Faecalibacter bovis genomic DNA includes:
- the uvrB gene encoding excinuclease ABC subunit UvrB, with translation MQFQINSEFDPTGDQPKAIEQLAKGILDGDKYQTLLGVTGSGKTFTIANVVQEVQRPTLVLAHNKTLAAQLFMEFKEFFPNNAVEYFVSYYDYYQPEAYIPSSGVYIEKDLSINEEIEKLRLSTTSSLLSGRRDILVVASVSCLYGIGNPAEFHKNLIQVETGQIISRTKFLHQLVQALYSRTEGAFQRGNFRIKGDTLDIFPAYADDGIRVSFFGDEIEEITIFNTETGETTSRLDKINIYPANLFVTSKDTLNGAIKDIQIDLGKQESYFHDIGKFLEAKRLKERTEFDLEMIKELGYCSGIENYSRYLDGREPGTRPFCLLDYFPEDYLMVIDESHVTVSQVHAMYGGDRSRKENLVEYGFRLPAAMDNRPLKFEEFEALQNQVIHVSATPANYELEKSEGIVVEQVIRPTGLLDPIIEVRPTQNQVDDLMEEINKRVEVDERVLVTTLTKRMAEELTKYLTKYGVRCRYIHSDVDTLERVQIMADLRAGLFDVLVGVNLLREGLDLPEVSLVAILDADKEGFLRSNRSLTQTVGRAARNINGLAIMYADKITDSMRQTIDETERRREIQIKYNEDHGKVPQALNKKITKLSLAAADFENNPYEQKTLVAVAAEEKVNYSEDEKEKLIEKLQKEMENAAKNLDFIKAAEFRDKINALKE, from the coding sequence ATGCAATTTCAAATTAATTCAGAATTTGATCCTACAGGAGATCAACCAAAAGCTATCGAACAATTAGCTAAAGGAATCTTAGACGGAGATAAATACCAAACACTTTTAGGTGTTACTGGTTCAGGTAAGACTTTTACTATTGCAAATGTAGTACAAGAGGTACAACGACCAACTCTTGTTTTGGCACACAACAAAACATTAGCTGCACAATTATTTATGGAGTTTAAAGAATTTTTCCCAAATAATGCAGTCGAATACTTCGTGTCATACTACGACTATTATCAGCCAGAAGCTTATATCCCTTCATCTGGTGTTTATATCGAAAAGGATTTATCTATTAACGAAGAAATTGAGAAACTTCGTTTAAGCACCACATCTTCCCTTTTATCAGGTCGAAGAGATATTCTTGTTGTTGCATCTGTTTCTTGTTTATACGGAATTGGAAATCCAGCTGAATTTCATAAAAATTTAATACAAGTTGAAACAGGACAAATCATTTCTCGAACTAAATTTCTTCATCAACTTGTTCAAGCATTATATTCAAGAACAGAAGGTGCTTTTCAGCGTGGAAATTTCAGAATTAAAGGAGATACCTTAGATATTTTTCCAGCTTATGCTGATGATGGAATTAGAGTTAGTTTTTTTGGTGATGAAATTGAAGAAATCACTATTTTTAATACAGAAACTGGAGAAACCACTTCTCGACTAGATAAAATCAATATTTATCCTGCCAATTTATTTGTTACTTCGAAAGATACTTTAAATGGCGCTATAAAAGATATTCAAATCGATTTAGGAAAACAAGAATCTTATTTTCATGATATTGGAAAATTTCTTGAAGCAAAACGTTTAAAAGAGCGTACCGAATTTGATTTAGAAATGATTAAAGAACTAGGTTATTGTTCTGGAATCGAAAATTATTCTCGTTATTTAGATGGTCGCGAACCAGGTACACGTCCTTTCTGTCTGTTAGATTATTTTCCTGAAGATTATTTAATGGTCATAGATGAATCTCACGTTACTGTTTCTCAGGTTCATGCCATGTATGGTGGCGATCGTTCTCGTAAAGAGAATTTAGTTGAATACGGTTTCCGTTTACCTGCAGCAATGGACAATCGACCATTAAAATTTGAAGAGTTTGAGGCATTACAGAACCAAGTGATACACGTTTCTGCTACACCTGCGAATTACGAACTTGAAAAATCTGAAGGTATCGTTGTTGAACAAGTCATTAGACCTACTGGATTATTAGACCCAATCATAGAAGTTCGTCCTACACAAAATCAAGTCGATGATTTGATGGAAGAAATTAATAAACGTGTAGAAGTTGATGAACGTGTTTTAGTTACGACGTTAACAAAACGTATGGCTGAAGAATTGACCAAATATTTAACTAAATATGGCGTTCGCTGTCGTTATATACATTCTGATGTAGATACATTAGAGCGTGTACAGATTATGGCTGATTTACGTGCTGGATTATTTGATGTTTTAGTTGGTGTTAATCTTCTTCGTGAAGGTTTAGATTTACCTGAAGTTTCTTTGGTCGCAATTTTAGATGCTGATAAAGAAGGTTTCTTACGAAGCAATCGCTCCCTTACGCAAACTGTTGGTCGTGCTGCGCGAAATATTAACGGATTAGCAATTATGTATGCCGATAAAATTACAGACAGTATGCGCCAAACGATTGATGAAACAGAACGTCGTCGTGAAATACAAATAAAATACAATGAAGATCACGGGAAAGTTCCTCAAGCTTTAAATAAAAAAATCACAAAACTAAGTTTAGCCGCAGCTGATTTTGAAAACAATCCATACGAACAAAAAACTTTGGTTGCAGTTGCAGCTGAAGAAAAAGTAAATTATTCGGAAGATGAAAAGGAAAAATTAATCGAAAAATTACAAAAAGAGATGGAAAATGCTGCAAAAAATCTTGATTTTATAAAAGCAGCTGAATTTCGAGATAAAATAAATGCATTAAAAGAATAA
- the mazG gene encoding nucleoside triphosphate pyrophosphohydrolase, which translates to MNTRKNQLEAFNRLLDIMDELREKCPWDRKQTNETLRTLSIEEIYELSDAIIENDSDEIKKELGDVFLHLVFYSKIASEKGQFDVADVLNSICDKLIHRHPHIYGNTVADTEEKVLQNWEKLKLKEGNQSVLSGVPTSLPAMVKAYRIQDKVKGVGFEFENAEQVFEKIQEEIIEFKNETNPTDREMEFGDILFSLINYGRFVGINSEDALERSNKKFISRFQILEELAKEKGLILGEMTLSELEELWNLAKIR; encoded by the coding sequence ATGAATACACGTAAAAATCAATTAGAAGCCTTCAATCGTTTGTTGGATATAATGGATGAGTTACGTGAAAAGTGTCCTTGGGATCGTAAACAAACTAATGAAACGTTACGAACGTTAAGCATTGAGGAAATCTACGAACTATCGGACGCAATTATCGAAAATGATTCAGATGAAATAAAAAAAGAACTAGGTGATGTTTTTCTTCACCTAGTTTTTTATTCTAAAATAGCATCAGAAAAAGGTCAATTCGACGTTGCTGATGTACTGAATTCTATTTGTGATAAATTAATTCACAGACATCCTCATATTTATGGTAACACCGTCGCAGACACCGAAGAAAAAGTACTTCAAAATTGGGAAAAATTAAAACTGAAAGAAGGTAATCAATCTGTTCTTTCTGGTGTTCCCACTTCCCTACCAGCAATGGTCAAAGCCTATCGTATACAAGACAAAGTAAAAGGTGTTGGATTCGAATTTGAAAATGCTGAGCAAGTTTTCGAAAAAATCCAAGAAGAGATTATTGAATTTAAAAATGAAACAAATCCTACTGATCGTGAAATGGAATTTGGTGATATTTTGTTTTCATTAATTAATTATGGACGATTTGTTGGTATAAATTCTGAAGATGCTTTAGAAAGATCTAACAAGAAATTCATTTCAAGATTTCAAATTTTAGAAGAATTAGCTAAAGAAAAAGGGTTGATTTTAGGCGAAATGACACTTTCAGAATTAGAAGAACTTTGGAATTTAGCGAAAATTCGCTAG
- a CDS encoding DUF5606 family protein, translated as MDLSRVIAISGKPGLYRLVSQTRNGFVVEDLDKGKKVSIAANYNVSLLDNVAIYGVAQEYPLAEVFFRIYKKENGGASIDHKSSGTELRAYMEQVLPEYDDSRVYDSDLKKLFQWYNILQSKGLLNIDLAAVEAAMAAQQADVEAAQAEEVVEEKPKKKAAPKKAKATEADAEEKPAKKTAAKKTTKKKTEE; from the coding sequence ATGGATTTATCAAGAGTTATCGCAATTTCAGGAAAACCAGGTTTATACCGTTTAGTTTCTCAAACTAGAAACGGTTTCGTAGTTGAAGATTTAGACAAAGGAAAAAAAGTTTCAATCGCTGCTAACTACAACGTAAGTTTATTAGACAATGTTGCTATTTACGGTGTAGCTCAAGAATACCCTTTAGCTGAAGTTTTCTTTAGAATTTATAAAAAAGAGAACGGTGGTGCTTCTATCGACCACAAATCATCTGGAACTGAATTACGTGCATATATGGAGCAAGTTTTACCAGAATATGACGATTCAAGAGTTTATGATTCTGATTTAAAAAAGTTATTCCAATGGTATAACATTTTACAATCTAAAGGATTATTAAACATTGATTTAGCTGCTGTAGAAGCTGCTATGGCTGCTCAACAAGCAGATGTAGAAGCTGCTCAAGCAGAAGAAGTTGTTGAAGAAAAACCTAAGAAAAAAGCAGCTCCTAAAAAAGCAAAAGCAACTGAAGCAGACGCTGAAGAAAAACCAGCTAAGAAAACTGCTGCTAAAAAAACTACAAAGAAAAAAACTGAAGAATAA
- the def gene encoding peptide deformylase, with translation MVLPVVAYGDPVLRKVSQDIDQDYKNLKELIDNMFETMYDSNGVGIAAPQIGRDIRLFIVDCSPFADDEDYEDIEKELESFKKVFINPKKISESEGDEWKFSEGCLSIPHIHEEVSRPASITLEYYDENWNKHTETFSDIRARVIQHEFDHLEGKLFIDYISSFKKKLISNKLKNITKGNVKTSYKMKFPI, from the coding sequence ATGGTATTACCAGTTGTAGCTTACGGAGATCCTGTACTTCGTAAAGTTTCACAAGATATAGATCAGGATTACAAAAACTTAAAAGAGTTAATCGACAATATGTTCGAGACAATGTACGACTCTAATGGTGTTGGAATTGCTGCTCCACAAATCGGTCGCGACATTCGTTTATTTATTGTAGATTGTAGTCCATTCGCTGATGACGAAGATTATGAAGATATTGAGAAGGAATTAGAATCTTTCAAAAAAGTTTTCATCAATCCTAAAAAAATCAGTGAATCTGAAGGTGATGAATGGAAATTCTCAGAAGGATGTTTAAGTATTCCACACATTCACGAAGAGGTTTCTAGACCAGCTTCTATCACATTAGAATATTACGACGAAAATTGGAATAAACATACCGAAACTTTTTCGGATATTCGCGCTCGAGTTATTCAACACGAATTTGATCATTTGGAAGGTAAACTTTTTATTGATTATATTTCGAGCTTCAAAAAGAAATTAATAAGTAATAAATTAAAAAACATAACAAAAGGGAACGTGAAAACATCTTACAAGATGAAATTCCCTATATAG
- the ruvX gene encoding Holliday junction resolvase RuvX codes for MARIVAIDFGGKRTGVAATDELQIIASPIDTIETSKLMDFFEKYLFTENVSDLVVGLPMRFSGEVNDIEIEIKKFIEKFSAKFPTIKIHRENEMFTSKMASRAMFEGGLKKKKRQEKGMVDKVSAVIILQSFLSHKL; via the coding sequence ATGGCAAGAATCGTAGCAATAGATTTTGGAGGCAAAAGAACAGGAGTAGCAGCGACAGATGAATTACAAATCATCGCCTCTCCTATCGACACAATCGAGACAAGTAAATTAATGGATTTCTTTGAAAAATATTTATTTACCGAAAATGTTTCTGATTTAGTAGTTGGACTTCCAATGCGTTTTTCAGGTGAAGTAAATGACATAGAAATTGAGATAAAAAAATTTATAGAAAAATTTTCAGCTAAATTTCCTACTATTAAAATTCATCGCGAAAACGAGATGTTCACATCCAAAATGGCTTCTAGAGCAATGTTTGAAGGAGGGCTTAAAAAGAAAAAAAGACAAGAGAAGGGAATGGTAGATAAAGTAAGTGCTGTAATAATTTTACAATCATTTTTATCTCATAAACTATAA
- a CDS encoding 2,3,4,5-tetrahydropyridine-2,6-dicarboxylate N-succinyltransferase, whose product MENLREIIEKAWDNRELLQEDATQAAIREVIELIDNGQLRCAEPVDGGWQVNEWVKKAVVMYFPIQKMETLEAGIFEYHDKMELKRNYAEKGIRVVPNAVARYGAYISSGVILMPSYVNIGAYVDEGTMVDTWATVGSCAQIGKNVHLSGGVGIGGVLEPLQAAPVIIEDNAFLGSRSIVVEGVRVGKEAVLGANVVLTASTKIIDVTGDEPVEIKGYVPERSVVIPGSYTKKFAAGEYQVPCALIIGKRKESTDLKTSLNDALREHNVAV is encoded by the coding sequence ATGGAAAATTTAAGAGAAATAATCGAAAAAGCTTGGGATAACCGTGAGTTATTACAAGAAGATGCTACACAAGCAGCTATTCGTGAAGTAATTGAATTAATAGATAACGGACAATTACGTTGTGCTGAGCCAGTTGATGGTGGATGGCAAGTGAATGAATGGGTGAAGAAAGCTGTTGTTATGTACTTCCCGATTCAAAAAATGGAAACATTAGAAGCTGGTATTTTCGAGTACCATGATAAAATGGAATTAAAACGTAACTACGCAGAAAAAGGTATTCGTGTTGTTCCTAATGCTGTTGCTCGTTATGGTGCATATATTTCTTCGGGTGTTATTTTAATGCCTTCTTATGTAAATATTGGGGCTTATGTAGACGAAGGTACAATGGTTGATACTTGGGCTACTGTAGGTTCTTGTGCGCAAATTGGTAAAAATGTACACTTATCAGGAGGTGTAGGTATTGGTGGAGTATTAGAGCCATTACAAGCTGCTCCAGTAATTATCGAAGATAATGCTTTCTTAGGATCACGTTCTATTGTTGTAGAAGGTGTAAGAGTAGGTAAAGAAGCTGTATTAGGTGCAAATGTAGTTTTAACTGCTTCTACTAAAATTATCGATGTTACAGGTGATGAGCCAGTAGAAATCAAAGGTTACGTTCCTGAGCGTTCAGTTGTAATTCCAGGTTCTTACACTAAAAAATTCGCTGCTGGAGAATACCAAGTTCCATGTGCATTAATTATTGGTAAAAGAAAAGAAAGTACAGATTTAAAAACTTCATTAAACGACGCGTTACGCGAACATAATGTTGCTGTTTAA
- a CDS encoding glycosyltransferase family 9 protein: MKRILVIQHKMIGDVLITSLLCENLKKSYPNATIDYLVNSNTLPVLENNPYIDNLIVFNEKEQKGFLKLVMFSNEVSKNNYDVIVDVYSKLQSWVNVFINKAPVKISYKKPGREFLYTNNIEKHNVAKTHLGLSIEHRLALLEPFGITNPEATEPKLYLTEKEIKAAKQTFIKHKVDSSRKTVMISLLGSDETKTYPLNQMAKLVNHIGENYNVNILFNYFPNQKDQALEVYNQLSEHTKSKVYFDLLGDDLRSFIAIANECDIIVGNDGGAINMSKAVGKKSFIIFSPWIDKNVWATFEDGINHVSVHLKDYFPEKFKDLSNREIKKVVNSFYSLFDFELFTSKLDQFLKKHI, encoded by the coding sequence ATGAAAAGAATTTTAGTTATCCAACATAAAATGATTGGAGATGTTTTAATCACATCTTTGCTTTGCGAAAACTTGAAGAAAAGTTATCCAAATGCAACGATTGATTATTTAGTGAATAGTAATACGTTACCTGTTTTAGAAAATAATCCTTACATTGATAATCTTATTGTATTTAATGAAAAGGAACAAAAAGGATTTTTAAAATTAGTAATGTTTTCTAACGAGGTTAGTAAAAATAATTACGACGTGATTGTAGATGTATATTCTAAATTACAAAGTTGGGTAAACGTTTTTATTAATAAAGCTCCAGTTAAAATTTCTTATAAAAAACCAGGAAGAGAATTTCTTTATACTAATAATATAGAAAAACACAATGTTGCGAAAACACATTTGGGTTTATCTATCGAACATCGTTTAGCATTATTAGAACCTTTTGGAATTACAAATCCTGAAGCTACAGAACCAAAATTATACCTGACTGAGAAAGAGATTAAAGCAGCAAAACAAACTTTTATTAAACATAAAGTTGACTCATCTCGCAAAACTGTAATGATAAGTTTATTAGGATCAGACGAAACTAAAACTTATCCTTTAAACCAAATGGCAAAATTGGTAAATCATATTGGAGAAAATTACAACGTGAATATCTTATTCAATTATTTTCCAAATCAGAAAGATCAAGCATTAGAAGTTTATAATCAATTATCTGAGCATACAAAATCAAAGGTTTATTTTGATCTTTTAGGTGATGATTTACGTTCTTTTATTGCCATTGCAAATGAATGTGATATTATTGTAGGGAATGATGGTGGCGCCATAAATATGTCGAAAGCAGTAGGGAAAAAATCATTTATTATTTTTTCGCCCTGGATTGATAAAAATGTTTGGGCAACTTTTGAAGACGGAATTAATCATGTAAGTGTACATTTAAAGGATTATTTCCCAGAGAAGTTTAAAGATTTAAGTAATCGTGAAATTAAAAAAGTTGTGAATTCTTTTTACTCTTTATTTGATTTTGAGTTGTTTACATCAAAGCTAGATCAATTCCTAAAAAAACATATATAA
- a CDS encoding glycosyltransferase family 2 protein → MQKISALLITYNEEKNIKRFLDDADYADEIILVDSYSTDRTIEIAKTYPKVKLFQREFTNFSDQKNFAIQQASYEWITFFDADEHIPASLKEEILNTIKSNTSADAYYVYRKFYFKNKVLNYSGMQNDKAIRVFKKSKNRYKNNRLVHELIQCDGVVSKLRNKLDHYTYSSSEEYRNKLTSYSKLRAQELRMKNLKPNFFHFQVKPAYRFFNHYILRLGFLDGKEGYVISKLHADSVKNRYVFLNKIYEAEASQLINKNA, encoded by the coding sequence ATGCAGAAGATCTCGGCACTACTGATTACTTACAACGAGGAAAAAAATATTAAGCGTTTCTTAGATGATGCTGATTATGCTGATGAGATTATTTTAGTTGATTCTTACAGTACAGATCGTACCATCGAAATTGCTAAAACTTATCCGAAGGTAAAATTATTTCAAAGAGAATTTACAAACTTTTCTGATCAAAAAAACTTTGCGATTCAGCAAGCTTCTTACGAATGGATTACATTCTTTGATGCTGATGAACATATTCCAGCAAGTTTAAAAGAGGAAATTTTAAATACTATAAAAAGTAACACTTCTGCTGATGCATACTACGTTTATCGTAAATTTTATTTTAAGAATAAGGTTTTGAATTATTCAGGTATGCAGAATGATAAAGCTATTCGAGTTTTTAAAAAATCTAAAAATAGATACAAAAATAATAGATTAGTGCATGAACTAATTCAATGTGATGGAGTAGTTTCAAAACTGAGAAATAAATTAGATCATTATACCTATTCATCTTCAGAAGAATATAGAAATAAATTAACATCATATTCAAAACTTAGAGCACAAGAGTTGAGGATGAAAAATTTGAAACCAAATTTCTTTCATTTTCAAGTCAAACCAGCTTATAGATTCTTTAATCATTATATCCTACGATTAGGATTTTTAGATGGAAAAGAAGGATATGTTATTTCAAAACTACATGCTGATTCAGTTAAAAACAGATATGTATTTTTGAATAAAATTTACGAAGCTGAAGCTTCACAACTTATTAATAAAAACGCATAA
- the fabD gene encoding ACP S-malonyltransferase: MKAYVFPGQGAQFTGMGKDLYDNSAIAKELFEKANEVLGFDITKIMFEGSAEDLKQTKVTQPAVFLHSVILAKTLEDFKPEMVAGHSLGEISALVAAEVLDFESGLKLVYKRALAMQDACEANPSTMAAILGLEDEIVEKACEEIDGVVVAANYNCPGQLVISGEIEAVNAACEKLKELGAKRALVLPVGGAFHSPLMKPAEEELAKAIEETTFNTPICPVYQNVTTTAVTDPAEIKKNLIAQLTAPVKWTQSVQNMIADGATEFIEVGPGNTLQGLVKKVSRDVATSSAQI, encoded by the coding sequence ATGAAAGCTTATGTTTTTCCAGGTCAAGGAGCTCAATTCACAGGAATGGGTAAGGACCTTTATGACAATTCAGCAATTGCAAAAGAATTATTTGAGAAAGCAAACGAAGTTTTAGGATTTGATATTACTAAAATTATGTTTGAAGGATCTGCTGAAGATTTAAAACAAACAAAAGTTACGCAACCTGCTGTATTTTTACATTCAGTTATTTTAGCTAAAACTTTAGAGGATTTTAAACCAGAAATGGTTGCAGGACACTCTTTAGGTGAAATTTCAGCTTTAGTTGCTGCAGAAGTTTTGGATTTTGAATCAGGATTAAAATTAGTTTACAAACGTGCATTAGCAATGCAAGACGCATGTGAAGCAAATCCATCAACAATGGCTGCTATTTTAGGATTAGAAGACGAAATCGTAGAAAAAGCTTGTGAAGAAATTGATGGTGTTGTAGTAGCGGCTAATTATAACTGTCCAGGTCAATTAGTGATTTCTGGAGAGATTGAGGCTGTAAATGCTGCTTGCGAAAAATTAAAAGAATTAGGTGCAAAACGTGCATTAGTTTTACCAGTTGGTGGAGCTTTTCACTCGCCTTTAATGAAGCCAGCAGAAGAAGAATTAGCAAAAGCTATTGAAGAAACAACTTTTAATACACCTATTTGTCCAGTTTATCAAAATGTAACGACAACAGCAGTTACAGATCCGGCTGAAATTAAAAAGAATTTAATCGCACAATTAACAGCTCCAGTAAAATGGACACAATCTGTACAAAATATGATTGCTGATGGTGCAACAGAGTTTATCGAAGTTGGTCCAGGTAATACACTACAAGGTTTAGTAAAAAAAGTTAGTCGTGATGTTGCGACTTCTTCAGCACAAATCTAA
- a CDS encoding GYDIA family GHMP kinase codes for MKTFRSNGKLFLIGEYIVMDGAKAFALPTKFGQCLFVKDSSEYSNQINWSAYKADNSLWFDVQFKLDSLDIIATSNEKLAKSLQNILIQAKSLNPDFFNSKQGFSCETKLEYPQEWGLGSSSTLIDLISQWIEINPFELNQLTFNTSGYDIACAHHNKPILFSNHPQINVEELELNWNFKDQLFFVYLNQKQDTQAVVGNHYKNKLKDWDLINELSQLVLDATNVQELADFELILTDYQDKLGAFMQLQQPKEMYFKDYEGCVKSLGAWGGDFVLVTYREGMETYFKEKGYNVIIPFSDMIL; via the coding sequence ATGAAAACATTCCGTTCTAATGGAAAATTATTCCTTATCGGGGAATATATTGTAATGGATGGAGCGAAAGCATTTGCATTGCCCACTAAGTTTGGGCAATGTTTATTTGTAAAAGATTCGTCCGAATATTCAAATCAAATCAATTGGAGTGCATATAAAGCTGATAATTCGTTATGGTTTGATGTTCAATTTAAATTAGATTCGCTAGATATAATTGCTACTTCTAATGAAAAATTAGCAAAATCTCTTCAAAATATTTTGATTCAAGCTAAATCATTAAATCCAGATTTTTTCAATTCAAAGCAAGGTTTCAGTTGTGAAACCAAGTTAGAATATCCGCAAGAATGGGGATTAGGAAGTAGTTCGACTTTAATTGATTTGATTAGTCAATGGATTGAAATTAATCCTTTCGAATTAAATCAATTAACTTTTAACACGAGTGGATACGATATTGCTTGTGCACATCACAATAAGCCGATATTGTTTTCGAATCATCCGCAAATTAATGTGGAAGAATTGGAATTGAATTGGAATTTTAAAGACCAATTGTTTTTTGTATATCTTAATCAAAAGCAAGATACGCAGGCAGTTGTTGGAAATCATTATAAAAATAAACTGAAAGATTGGGATTTAATTAATGAATTGTCGCAATTAGTTTTAGATGCAACAAACGTTCAAGAATTAGCTGATTTTGAATTAATTTTAACAGATTATCAAGATAAATTAGGTGCTTTTATGCAACTTCAACAACCAAAAGAAATGTATTTTAAGGATTATGAAGGATGCGTGAAAAGTCTTGGTGCTTGGGGCGGAGATTTTGTTTTGGTGACTTACCGAGAAGGAATGGAAACTTATTTTAAAGAGAAAGGTTACAATGTTATAATTCCTTTTTCTGATATGATATTATAA
- a CDS encoding lipopolysaccharide kinase InaA family protein — MSQKIVINPSYNTTSQEIKPIIDQYDSITDYVAKGDRNSIKKITLKNDKIATIKSFKIPNIVNKFVYRFFRESKAQRSYEYAKKLIDLGFLTPYPIAYVEEKTALQFLKSYYLCELVYADLTYREMVHDFNWPNRTEILKQFTHFTYQLHEAGIEFLDHSPGNTLIEKVSENKYNFYLVDLNRMNFHDSMDFETRMKNFSRLTPHKEMVEIMATEYAKLINKPSDEVIDAMWNETKEFQFKFHQKQARKKKLKAMIGKK; from the coding sequence ATGAGTCAAAAAATTGTAATAAATCCGAGCTATAATACAACTTCGCAAGAAATTAAACCTATTATTGATCAATATGATTCGATTACAGATTATGTAGCTAAAGGTGATCGTAATTCAATTAAAAAAATTACATTAAAAAACGATAAAATTGCGACAATTAAATCGTTTAAAATTCCAAATATCGTCAACAAATTTGTTTATCGTTTCTTTAGAGAATCTAAAGCGCAACGTTCTTACGAATATGCAAAAAAATTGATTGATTTAGGATTTCTTACACCATATCCAATAGCATATGTAGAAGAAAAAACGGCTTTACAATTTTTAAAAAGTTACTATTTATGCGAATTAGTATATGCTGATTTAACATATCGTGAAATGGTTCATGATTTTAATTGGCCAAATCGAACAGAGATCTTAAAACAATTTACTCATTTCACCTATCAATTACACGAAGCAGGGATTGAATTTTTAGATCATTCGCCAGGAAACACGCTGATAGAAAAAGTTTCTGAAAATAAATATAATTTTTATTTAGTTGATTTGAATCGAATGAATTTCCATGATTCGATGGATTTTGAAACTAGAATGAAGAATTTTTCGCGTTTAACACCTCATAAAGAAATGGTAGAAATTATGGCGACAGAATATGCGAAATTAATTAACAAACCTAGTGATGAAGTAATTGATGCCATGTGGAATGAAACAAAAGAATTTCAGTTTAAATTTCATCAAAAACAAGCTCGAAAAAAGAAATTAAAAGCAATGATTGGTAAAAAATAA
- a CDS encoding glycosyltransferase family 2 protein, producing MFIFVDMKINTSLVLSTYNWPEALELVLKSIANQTTLPDEVLIADDGSKVETKKLIDAIKMDFPVPIKHIWHEDNGNRKAIIMNKAIAQASSDYIISIDGDVILHPNFVADHLMLVEKNVYLYGSRVTIKESKLSDLFTSKNINFNIFSKGIKKRGRTLHLPFLAKNQKKHPNYSSKMRGCNFSFWKEDFIKVNGYNEEFSGWGREDSELVLRMHNAGIEAKRLKFAGIVYHIYHHEQSKSFLDRNDKIQLRTINEKLKFAEKGINQYI from the coding sequence ATGTTTATTTTTGTTGATATGAAGATTAATACCAGCTTAGTTTTATCGACTTATAATTGGCCAGAAGCTTTAGAACTGGTTCTGAAAAGTATAGCAAACCAAACGACTTTACCGGATGAGGTTCTCATTGCCGATGATGGATCGAAAGTGGAAACCAAAAAATTGATTGATGCAATTAAAATGGATTTTCCTGTACCAATCAAGCATATTTGGCATGAAGATAATGGAAATCGTAAGGCAATTATTATGAATAAAGCAATTGCTCAGGCTTCTTCAGACTATATTATTAGTATTGATGGTGATGTGATTTTGCATCCAAATTTTGTGGCAGATCATTTAATGCTGGTAGAAAAAAATGTTTATCTGTATGGTTCTCGTGTAACGATTAAAGAAAGTAAATTATCAGATTTATTTACTTCAAAAAATATCAACTTTAATATTTTTTCGAAAGGAATCAAAAAACGTGGTAGAACTTTACATCTTCCATTTTTAGCTAAAAATCAAAAAAAACATCCAAATTATTCATCTAAAATGAGAGGTTGTAATTTTTCTTTTTGGAAAGAAGATTTTATAAAAGTCAATGGCTATAATGAAGAATTTTCAGGCTGGGGAAGAGAGGATTCAGAATTAGTTTTGCGCATGCATAATGCTGGTATTGAAGCAAAGCGATTAAAATTTGCAGGAATTGTGTATCATATTTATCATCACGAACAAAGTAAATCATTTTTGGATCGCAATGATAAAATACAATTACGAACGATCAACGAAAAATTAAAATTCGCCGAAAAAGGCATCAATCAATATATTTAA